A DNA window from Enoplosus armatus isolate fEnoArm2 chromosome 9, fEnoArm2.hap1, whole genome shotgun sequence contains the following coding sequences:
- the ccne2 gene encoding G1/S-specific cyclin-E2, whose product MRSGERQAYADIRIGAGATADAFIHSSPRRGAINTFDTMSRRSGRITLQARDSNTPEPALRAPLKKRKSEPSKKKLQPAAKKQSYEIQKCWSEEGASPCVLIETPHKELEPADPSSFKQYTFKNLFIKASPIPRLSWASSDDVWIKMLNKELKYVHDKSYLQRHPKLQPKMRAILLDWLLEVSEVYSLHRQTTYLAQDYFDRFMLTQENVNKDYLQLIGITALFIASKIEEIYPPKIYEFAYVTDGACDMWDIQRTELHILKALDWNLCPETPISWLKLYAQVEAQTDGDNFLVPQFSQETYIQITQLLDLCMMDVNSLDYSYSVLAAAAFCHFSTFDVVHEVSGLTWDSVAPCVRWMSPFMDTLRSEATPQLKSFAKVKADDRHNIQTHVAYLDLLRKAQERRIDNVDCQLSPVAVGAILTPPNSTEKPANP is encoded by the exons ATGCGCAGTGGAGAGCGGCAGGCATACGCGGATATAAGGATTGGCGCCGGCGCCACAGCtgatgcattcattcattcatcaccgAGGAG AGGAGCCATAAATACATTCGACACAATGTCCAGACGCAG CGGTCGCATCACTTTGCAAGCCAGAGATTCAAACACACCTGAGCCAGCTCTCAGAGCCCcactgaagaagaggaagtcagag CCTTCCAAGAAAAAGCTACAACCTGCTGCCAAGAAACAAAGCTATGAAATACAG AAGTGTTGGTCGGAGGAAGGAGCGAGTCCGTGTGTCCTCATCGAAACTCCCCACAAAGAGCTGGAGCCTGCAGATCCGTCCAGCTTCAAGCAGTACACATTCAAGAACCTCTTCATCAAGGCCTCCCCCATTCCTCGCCTCAG CTGGGCCAGTTCAGATGACGTGTGGATCAAAATGCTCAACAAGGAGCTGAAGTACGTTCATGATAAGAGCTACCTGCAGCGGCATCCCAAACTGCAGCCCAAGATGAGAGCCATCCTGCTGGACTGGCTGCTCGag gtgagtGAGGTGTACAGCCTCCACCGGCAGACGACCTACCTCGCTCAGGACTACTTCGACCGCTTCATGCTGACTCAGGAGAACGTCAACAAAGACTACCTGCAGCTCATCGGAATCACAGCGCTCTTCATCGCCTCCAAGATAGAG GAAATCTACCCTCCCAAAATCTACGAGTTCGCCTACGTCACAGATGGAGCCTGCGACATGTGGGACATCCAGCGCACAGAGCTGCACATACTGAAG GCGTTGGACTGGAATCTGTGTCCGGAGACCCCTATCTCCTGGTTGAAGCTGTACGCTCAGGTGGAAGCCCAGACAGACGGAGACAACTTCCTGGTGCCGCAGTTCTCCCAGGAAACGTACATCCAGATCACACAG ctgttggACCTGTGTATGATGGACGTCAACTCGTTGGACTACAGCTACAGTGTTCTTGCTGCAGCGGCCTTCTGTCACTTCTCCACGTTTGACGTCGTCCATGAAGTCTCGG GCCTGACGTGGGACAGCGTGGCTCCTTGTGTTCGGTGGATGAGTCCCTTCATGGACACGCTGCGATCTGAAGCTACACCTCAACTCAAGAGCTTCGCCAAAGTCAAAGCTGACGACAGACACAACATCCAGACACACGTGGCTTATCTGGACCTACTG AGAAAAGCTCAGGAGCGTCGCATCGACAACGTCGACTGTCAGCTGTCGCCCGTCGCTGTGGGAGCGATCCTGACTCCGCCCAACAGCACAGAGAAACCAGCCAATCCCTGA
- the tp53inp1 gene encoding tumor protein p53-inducible nuclear protein 1 has product MFQRFASALFGDDVEELSRCSRAGDGKREEEEDEDWILVNYLAEACSAQCGDGLSGSTVGPEEEEEEEEDLVMIPSPVASPPIRYASCTSLNSMADTDPDGGAEEEDDDEDNEDEEESGFLRLDACSLEESWFVTPPPCFTGRGSQPVLLETSPLENLLIEHPSMSVYAHHSPPRLTLDPLPRSLDLELGLLPGNMPTAPTATGGKEKGRRTLDGPRHRPEVAVVQRRSSLHSACYAAALSARTGLLQQRQGNITQRTQPLSRNALRRLNLLRPPKASTMHLHQPSQRHLNF; this is encoded by the exons ATGTTCCAGAGGTTCGCCAGCGCTCTGTTCGGGGATGACGTGGAGGAGCTGAGCCGATGCAGCAGAGCTGGAGACGGCAAacgggaagaggaggaggacgaagacTGGATCCTGGTCAACTACCTGG ctgaagccTGCTCCGCTCAGTGTGGTGACGGCCTCTCTGGATCCACTGTTGgtcctgaggaagaggaggaggaggaggaagacctGGTGATGATCCCCTCCCCCGTGGCCAGCCCCCCAATCCGCTATGCCTCCTGCACCTCCCTCAACTCCATGGCTGACACCGACCCGGACGGcggggcggaggaggaggatgacgacGAGGAcaatgaggatgaagaggagagcgGGTTCCTTCGTCTGGACGCCTGCTCTCTGGAGGAGAGCTGGTTCGtcacccccccaccctgctTCACCGGCCGCGGCAGCCAGCCCGTCCTCCTGGAGACCAGCCCTCTGGAGAACCTGCTGATCGAGCACCCCAGCATGTCCGTCTACGCCCACCACAGCCCCCCGCGACTGACCCTCGACCCCCTGCCGCGCTCCCTCGACCTGGAACTGGGCTTGTTGCCTGGAAACATGCCCACCGCCCCGACAGCCACGGGCGGGAAGGAGAAGGGCAGACGCACTCTGGATGGCCCCCGTCACAG GCCGGAGGTGGCAGTCGTCCAGCGTCGCTCCAGCCTCCACTCCGCCTGCTACGCTGCGGCGCTCTCCGCCCGCACCGGCCTCCTGCAGCAGCGGCAAGGTAACATCACCCAACGCACCCAACCGCTGTCCCGCAACGCCCTGCGACGCCTCAACCTGCTGCGCCCCCCGAAGGCCAGCACCATGCACCTGCACCAGCCCAGCCAGAGACACCTCAACTTCTGA